The Eleutherodactylus coqui strain aEleCoq1 chromosome 6, aEleCoq1.hap1, whole genome shotgun sequence genome window below encodes:
- the ZNF106 gene encoding zinc finger protein 106 isoform X1, whose product MVRERKCILCEIVYSSKKVKTEMDEHMRSMLHHRELENLRGRDCNHECRVCRVTVVGLSTYAKHISSQLHKDNVDALEKEEEEEAEEEYFDKELIQLINKRKEQSRQEEAFNSSKGQEADTFQRSREDCSPYPETAQQEWLRDPSDRDWQWQNNCFSDPRQAFLHSALNHNPNRHLSNPRGRAGWHTNSPSNQHVIHVNVGGSWHSNAGGATSWHQRSAGRNFHWLQEGNGNFPNQPPRNCGGNWQPNSYNGDQWNFGGNIDPFPQGRNRPPKHCDAAAQEKDPRWNSKNCAPNSFCNGKKLKVKRKKVKSKTINITPLPNTNINPSGNTDSSSTSKVDTSGITDDFTSDKHIEDDFLGFKMPESIDLLSKTKSTLCSEKSNNPPREKPHRWSPYPSQKTSEMQPVTQQSVDKDLVDRSENTKSEDPKTDQLSGAKNVPDSCTGYSEGKKTDHSELKTCRMPSLKSPLRNISDIKTLTLKRDQKNPLKGVKLSSSTSYGERQNRLSALNLETIRSNSYISRLRSASKNAKTNEETQNGNKKEPVETLSEVLRKAKEMLRSSQAIQSPYVQSMSDTASNQNTTRAEPSKNSFQASISSDDTLEDVSDDDLFCCGAKLSTVAESNNSYSNFKQELDEDLKTVDCTPSSASSVPFTDKPAISHGDPESLGEDNRNSHLCQDYNESLESVSDLELQKGATHSANPILPKLSKLGLPVSLQRDLTRHISSRSKVGSHLPEPNLNSARRIRNVSGHRKSETDKDSGLKPTLRQILNASRRNVNWEQVIQHVTKKKQELGKGLPRFGIEMVAQVQSEQEGLDFDEESDLGIESYHWEAITASPLSSSRKRSLSESSVIVEKASVFAIFNSHSRESCGDQSISAQPTAQGRTGQVSSNFMQRTRQNEEQNNHVRPSAVDTLDLSSPVFSETSQSQRSNVETCAASDGLSMCPNASEAMVLRAATFIEAINADGATDSCTSGTEQYDGPGVGKKRRATVDGSCPETSNLERNTKRRKIRGRKERSQVDQLLNISLKEEELNNSLQGIDNNLLEARASLQAAYMEVQRLMVLKQQITMEMSAMRTRRIQILQGLQETYEPTNDGEEGGNSDLQTPIASPGNTFPYLLETPAYRSPQTKSASPILPSSVPVSSPPFASAFAIPDSSVIIKQEPLSPLVVEENVFTPQPLPLPPPAQTQYTPLPQSNGESSQNASLYPIITASISLSELTSKFPPIAKTSVSIATSPHLFSPQGTDSDSTENHPPPVESPQLGKAPMFMMPTQVKTCSAGPTEHEEPTVITIEKRTGRKKKKLRKKKTLRAAHIPENSDTEQDTDVTKPVRKVRCRRASKETTVSTSTSVEQEGDNASQEAELNREDNDSDSNIEVLEIRNPRFEVVEVESHSDDEKPDSPSKIDLADFVCSRHGDIETNDEVTSTSELGTSYSEEISSNPKDHRDANNAVKISSEVSPEAGEEEQPTEGSFEGHQASVNAIQIFDGTLYTCSADKSVRAFNLVTRKCEGVFEGHTSKINCLLVTQTHEKNAVLFTGSSDHTVRCYSVKSCECIETLDLGERVLCLHVRWKILYVGLANGTVVTFSIKNNKQIDVFECHGPRAVSCMATAQEGARRLLLVGSYDCTISVRDARNGLLLRTLEGHTKTVLCMKVVNDLVFSGSSDQSVHAHNIHTGELVRIYKGHNHAVTVVNILGKVMVTACLDKFVRIYELQSHDRLQVYGGHSDMIMCMAIYKNMIYTGCYDGSVQAVRLNLLQNYRCWWHGCSLIFGVAEHLKHHLLTDHTNPNFQTLKCRWKNCDAFFAARRVPKQDAIGHIERHAEEDSLINL is encoded by the exons ATGGTGCGGGAACGAAAATGCATCTTGTGCGAAATTGTCTACAGTTCCAAAAAGGTAAAAACG gAAATGGATGAACACATGCGTAGCATGCTTCATCACCGGGAGCTGGAGAACCTACGGGGCAG AGACTGCAACCATGAATGCCGTGTCTGCAGAGTGACGGTGGTGGGCCTGTCAACTTATGCCAAGCACATCTCTAGCCAGCTCCATAAAGATAATGTTGATgccctggagaaggaagaagaggaggaggcagaggAAGAATACTTCGACAAGGAACTTATCCAATTGATTAATAAAAGGAAGGAACAAAGCCG GCAAGAGGAAGCCTTCAACTCCTCCAAAGGACAGGAAGCTGATACGTTTCAGAGGAGTAGAGAGGACTGTTCTCCATATCCAGAGACAGCCCAGCAAGAGTGGCTTCGAGATCCATCGGATAGGGATTGGCAGTGGCAAAATAACTGCTTCAGTGATCCAAGACAGGCTTTTCTACATTCTGCTTTAAACCACAATCCTAATAGACACCTCAGTAATCCAAGGGGGAGAGCTGGTTGGCATACCAACAGTCCTTCAAATCAACATGTGATCCATGTTAATGTTGGAGGCTCTTGGCACTCAAATGCAGGGGGGGCAACCAGCTGGCACCAAAGAAGCGCAGGTAGAAATTTTCATTGGCTTCAAGAAGGTAATGGAAATTTTCCCAACCAGCCTCCTAGAAACTGTGGTGGAAACTGGCAACCTAATTCATACAACGGTGATCAGTGGAACTTTGGTGGCAATATTGACCCGTTTCCTCAAGGAAGAAACAGACCACCGAAGCACTGTGACGCCGCGGCTCAGGAGAAGGATCCAAGGTGGAATTCAAAAAATTGCGCGCCCAACTCTTTCTGTAATGGAAAAAAGTTGAAAGTTAAAAGGaagaaagttaaaagtaaaaccaTCAATATAACACCTTTACCAAACACTAATATAAACCCTTCAGGAAATACAGATAGCTCATCCACTTCTAAGGTGGACACTTCAGGAATTACAGATGACTTTACTAGTGATAAACATATAGAAGATGACTTTTTGGGGTTTAAGATGCCAGAAAGTATAGACTTGTTATCTAAAACAAAATCTACACTTTGCTCAGAAAAGAGCAATAACCCACCAAGAGAGAAACCCCATCGATGGTCTCCTTACCCATCACAAAAAACCTCAGAGATGCAACCAGTAACCCAGCAATCTGTTGACAAGGATCTAGTTGATCGATCAGAGAATACCAAGAGTGAAGATCCAAAGACCGACCAACTATCAGGAGCCAAAAATGTGCCTGATTCTTGCACTGGATACTCAGAAGGAAAGAAAACAGACCACAGTGAATTGAAGACCTGCCGCATGCCTTCGTTGAAATCCCCGCTACGCAATATATCGGATATAAAAACTTTGACTCTGAAAAGAGatcaaaaaaaccctttaaaaggtGTAAAACTAAGTTCTTCTACTTCATATGGAGAGAGACAGAATCGATTAAGTGCTCTTAATTTAGAAACAATTAGGTCCAATTCTTACATATCCAGGTTGCGAAGTGCATCAAAAAATGCCAAGACTAATGAAGAGACCCAAAATGGCAATAAGAAAGAACCAGTTGAAACTCTTAGTGAGGTACTGCGCAAGGCTAAAGAGATGCTACGCAGCAGCCAGGCAATTCAAAGTCCATATGTACAGTCTATGAGCGATACCGCTAGCAATCAAAACACTACAAGAGCTGAGCCATCTAAAAATTCCTTTCAGGCCAGTATTTCCTCTGATGATACCTTAGAAGATGTGAGTGATGATGACTTGTTCTGTTGTGGGGCAAAATTATCTACTGTCGCAGAGTCCAACAACTCTTACTCAAATTTCAAGCAAGAACTAGATGAAGACTTAAAAACTGTGGACTGCACTCCCTCTAGTGCATCTTCTGTCCCTTTCACAGACAAACCTGCTATTTCACACGGGGACCCCGAGTCTCTTGGTGAAGATAACAGAAATTCTCATCTTTGTCAAGACTATAATGAAAGCTTAGAAAGTGTTTCCGATCTTGAACTGCAAAAAGGTGCTACACATTCGGCCAATCCAATTTTACCAAAATTAAGCAAACTAGGACTTCCTGTTTCCCTGCAAAGAGATCTAACTAGACACATTAGTTCCCGAAGCAAAGTTGGATCGCATCTTCCTGAGCCCAACCTCAATAGTGCACGGCGCATCAGAAATGTAAGTGGTCATCGTAAAAGTGAGACTGACAAGGATTCAGGTCTTAAACCAACCCTACGGCAAATTCTCAATGCTTCGAGAAGGAATGTAAATTGGGAACAGGTCATCCAgcatgtgaccaaaaaaaagcaggAACTAGGCAAAGGTTTGCCCAG ATTTGGTATAGAAATGGTAGCACAGGTTCAAAGTGAACAGGAAGGTCTTGACTTTGATGAGGAATCAGACTTGGGGATTGAAAGTTACCATTGGGAAGCTATCACAGCAAGTCCCCTGAGTTCATCACGGAAGCGGAGCCTCTCTGAAAGCAGTGTTATTGTGGAAAAGGCCTCTGTTTTTGCCATTTTTAACAGTCATAGCAGAGAGTCATGTGGTGACCAAAGCATTTCAGCCCAGCCAACGGCACAAGGAAGAACTGGGCAAGTGTCCTCTAATTTCATGCAACGTACACGGCAGAATGAAGAGCAAAACAATCACGTTAGACCTTCTGCCGTGGACACTTTAGATCTTTCTAGCCCAGTATTTTCTGAAACCTCACAAAGTCAAAGGAGTAATGTGGAAACCTGTGCAGCCTCAGACGGCTTGAGCATGTGTCCGAACGCTAGTGAAGCTATGGTTCTCAGGGCTGCTACATTTATAGAAGCCATTAATGCTGATGGAGCTACTGATAGCTGTACTTCTGGTACTGAACAATATGATGGTCCTGGAGTTGGAAAGAAAAGACGGGCCACTGTG GATGGTTCCTGCCCTGAAACCTCAAACCTTGAAAGAAAcactaaaagaagaaaaatacgAGGACGAAAAG AGCGTTCCCAAGTGGATCAGCTGTTAAACATCTCCTTAAAAGAAGAAGAGCTGAATAACTCGCTGCAGGGAATTGACAACAACCTTCTAGAGGCTCGAGCTTCTCTACAAGCAGCTTACATGGAAGTTCAGCGTCTTATGGTGCTAAAACAGCAG ATAACAATGGAGATGAGTGCCATGAGAACACGGAGGATTCAGATTTTGCAAGGACTTCAAG AGACTTATGAACCTACCAATGATGGTGAAGAGGGAGGAAACAGCGATCTACAGACACCAATTGCATCTCCAGGAAATACATTTCCTTATCTCTTGGAAACTCCAGCTTATCGGTCACCACAGACAAAATCAGCCAGCCCCATCTTGCCATCTTCTGTTCCTGTGTCCTCCCCACCATTTGCATCTGCTTTTGCAATCCCTGATTCATCAGTAATAATTAAACAAGAACCACTTTCACCTTTGGTGGTAGAAGAAAATGTGTTTACACCACAGCCGCTGCCATTACCACCACCAGCCCAAACACAGTACACCCCTCTACCACAGAGTAACG gtGAAAGTAGTCAAAATGCATCGCTGTATCCAATCATTACAGCCTCTATTTCTCTTTCTGAGTTAACAAGCAAATTTCCACCTATTGCTAAAACAAGTGTATCCATTGCTACATCGCCACATTTGTTCAGTCCACAAGGAACAGACTCCGACAGCACAGAaaaccatcctcctcctgttGAAAGTCCCCAGCTAGGCAAAGCTCCAATGTTCATGATGCCAACACAAGTGAAAACTTGTTCTGCAGGTCCTACAGAACATGAAGAGCCGACTGTCATTACGATTGAGAAAAGAAccgggagaaaaaagaaaaagttacgcAAGAAGAAGACCTTAAGAGCTGCTCACATACCTGAAAATAGTGACACCGAGCAGGACACTGATGTCACCAAGCCAGTGAGAAAGGTCAGGTGTAGAAGAGCTTCTAAGGAAACCACGGTCAGCACCTCTACCTCTGTAGAACAGGAGGGTGACAATGCATCACAGGAAGCCGAGCTGAACAGAGAGGACAATGACAGTGACTCCAACATTGAAGTCCTGGAAATAAGGAATCCTCGGTTTGAGGTAGTAGAGGTAGAATCCCATTCTGATGATGAAAAACCAGACAGTCCATCTAAAATTGACCTTGCAGATTTTGTGTGCTCAAGACATGGGGATATTGAAACAAATGATGAAGTAACCTCCACCAGCGAACTTGGCACATCCTACTCAGAAGAAATCTCAAG CAATCCTAAAGATCACAGAGATGCTAATAATGCAGTAAAGATTTCATCAG AAGTATCCCCAGAAGCTGGTGAAGAAGAGCAGCCTACGGAAGGCAGCTTTGAAGGACATCAGGCTTCTGTTAATGCCATTCAGATCTTCGATGGTACACTCTATACGTGTTCTGCAGACAAATCCGTGCGAGCATTCAACCTTGTG accCGGAAATGTGAAGGTGTTTTTGAAGGCCATACATCAAAAATCAATTGCCTTCTCGTGACTCAGACACATGAGAAGAACGCTGTGCTGTTTACGGGCTCTAGTGACCACACAGTCCGATGCTATTCTGTTAAG TCCTGCGAGTGTATTGAGACATTAGATCTTGGAGAACGAGTCCTATGTCTACATGTTAGATGGAAAATCCTCTACGTGGGACTTGCCAATGGGACAGTGGTCACATTCTCCATCAAG AACAACAAGCAGATTGATGTGTTCGAGTGTCATGGTCCTCGGGCGGTTAGCTGCATGGCAACAGCTCAGGAGGGAGCTCGAAGATTACTGCTCGTTGGTTCCTATGATTGCACAAtcagtgttcgagatgctcgtaatGGTCTTCTACTTCGCACTTTAGAAGGTCATACTAAAACAGTCCTCTGTATGAAG GTTGTCAATGACTTGGTGTTCAGCGGTTCAAGTGATCAATCTGTCCATGCTCATAACATTCAT acAGGGGAACTAGTGCGAATTTACAAAGGACACAATCATGCAGTTACTGTAGTTAATATATTGGGGAAAGTCATGGTGACTGCCTGTTTGGATAAATTTGTCCGAATTTATGAGTTACAG TCGCATGACCGGTTACAGGTCTATGGCGGACATTCAGATATGATTATGTGTATGGCAATCTACAAAAACATG ATCTACACCGGTTGCTATGATGGTAGTGTCCAAGCTGTGCGTCTGAACCTGCTGCAGAATTATCGCTGCTGG TGGCATGGATGCTCGCTTATTTTCGGTGTTGCTGAACATCTAAAACATCATCTGCTTACTGATCACACAAATCCAAACTTCCAAACTTTAAAGTGCAGGTGGAAAAACTGTGACGCATTTTTTGCAGCCCGTAGAGTACCCAAACAG GATGCTATTGGACACATTGAACGTCATGCTGAAGAAGACAGCCTAATCAACCTGTAA